A stretch of the Actinomyces qiguomingii genome encodes the following:
- the rpsL gene encoding 30S ribosomal protein S12, which translates to MPTIQQLVRKGRSTKRAASKTPALKSSPQRRGVCTRVYTTTPKKPNSALRKVARVRLSTGIEVTAYIPGEGHNLQEHSIVLVRGGRVKDLPGVRYHIVRGALDTQGVKGRQQARSKYGAKKEKN; encoded by the coding sequence GTGCCCACGATTCAGCAGTTGGTCCGCAAGGGCCGCTCGACCAAGCGCGCGGCGTCCAAGACGCCGGCGCTCAAGTCCAGTCCGCAGCGCCGTGGCGTATGCACCCGTGTGTACACCACGACCCCGAAGAAGCCGAACTCCGCCCTTCGTAAGGTCGCCCGTGTGCGCCTGTCGACCGGCATCGAGGTCACGGCCTACATCCCCGGCGAGGGCCACAACCTTCAGGAGCACTCGATCGTGCTCGTGCGCGGTGGTCGTGTAAAGGACCTTCCCGGTGTCCGCTACCACATCGTGCGCGGCGCCCTCGACACCCAGGGTGTCAAGGGCCGCCAGCAGGCACGTTCCAAGTACGGCGCCAAGAAGGAGAAGAACTAA
- the tpx gene encoding thiol peroxidase has protein sequence MATITLEGNPINTVGDLPAVGSKAPYFELAGADLAPVTSAALAGRRVVLNIFPSVDTGICATSVRQFNQLVADLDNTAVVCVSADLPFAAARFCGAEGLDNVITGSTFRSSFGDDYGVTLAQGPMAGLMSRAVVVIDVDGTVLHAEQVPEIRQEPDYDAAVAALA, from the coding sequence ATGGCTACCATCACTCTTGAAGGCAATCCGATCAATACGGTTGGTGACCTGCCCGCCGTCGGCTCCAAGGCGCCGTACTTCGAACTGGCCGGCGCGGATCTGGCCCCGGTCACCTCGGCGGCGCTGGCGGGACGCCGCGTAGTGCTGAATATCTTCCCGTCGGTCGACACCGGTATTTGCGCCACCTCCGTACGCCAGTTCAACCAGCTCGTCGCCGATCTGGACAACACCGCCGTCGTGTGTGTCTCGGCCGACCTGCCTTTCGCCGCCGCCCGCTTCTGCGGTGCCGAGGGCTTGGATAACGTCATCACCGGCTCCACCTTCCGCTCAAGCTTCGGTGACGACTACGGCGTCACGTTGGCACAAGGCCCCATGGCTGGGCTCATGTCGCGAGCTGTGGTGGTGATCGACGTCGATGGCACCGTCCTGCACGCCGAGCAGGTACCGGAGATCAGGCAGGAGCCCGACTACGACGCCGCCGTGGCGGCTCTCGCATAG
- the rpsG gene encoding 30S ribosomal protein S7: MPRKGPAPRRPLAVDPVYGSPVVTQLVNRVLLDGKKATAERIVYGALEGVRSKTEQDPVSVLKRALDNIRPSLEVRSRRVGGATYQVPVEVRPNRATTLALRWLVDFSRQRRENTMTERLMNEILDASNGLGAAVKRREDMHRMAESNKAFAHYRW, from the coding sequence ATGCCCCGTAAGGGTCCCGCTCCCCGGCGCCCGCTGGCTGTAGACCCCGTCTACGGCTCGCCCGTCGTCACCCAGCTGGTCAACCGCGTTCTGCTCGACGGTAAGAAGGCGACGGCCGAGCGCATCGTCTACGGCGCCCTGGAAGGCGTGCGCTCCAAGACCGAACAGGATCCGGTCTCGGTGCTCAAGCGCGCCCTGGACAACATCCGCCCCTCGCTGGAGGTCCGCTCCCGCCGCGTCGGCGGTGCGACCTACCAGGTCCCGGTGGAGGTTCGTCCCAACCGCGCCACCACCCTCGCCCTGCGCTGGCTCGTGGACTTCTCCCGTCAAAGGCGCGAGAACACCATGACCGAGCGCCTCATGAACGAGATCCTGGATGCCTCCAACGGTCTTGGCGCCGCCGTCAAGCGGCGCGAGGACATGCACCGAATGGCCGAGTCCAACAAGGCCTTCGCTCACTACCGCTGGTAA